A genomic region of Glycine max cultivar Williams 82 chromosome 15, Glycine_max_v4.0, whole genome shotgun sequence contains the following coding sequences:
- the LOC121173556 gene encoding secreted RxLR effector protein 161-like produces MYLPTTCPGILNAVSILSRFMHCASELHLRAAKRIIRYVKGTSDFGVKFTWSKEFKLVGFSDSDWGGSINDMRSSTSGYYFTLGSSVFSWSSKKQEIVAQSTVEAEFIAATIVVNQALWLRKILMDLNLEQKESTKIFVDNQAAIAISHNPVFHGKSSIST; encoded by the coding sequence ATGTATCTTCCTACAACATGTCCTGGTATTTTAAATGCTGTAAGCATTTTGTCCAGGTTTATGCACTGTGCAAGTGAATTACATCTCAGAGCTGCTAAGAGAATAATTCGATATGTCAAAGGCACAAGTGATTTTGGTGTTAAGTTCACATGGAGCAAAGAATTTAAGCTGGTGGGTTTCTCTGACAGTGACTGGGGAGGTTCCATTAATGATATGAGAAGTAGTACATCAGGCTACTATTTTACTCTTGGATCTAGTGTTTTCTCATGGAGCTCGAAGAAGCAAGAGATCGTGGCTCAATCCACTGTTGAAGCAGAATTTATTGCTGCAACAATTGTTGTCAATCAAGCTTTGTGGCTGAGGAAGATTTTAATGGATCTAAATCTGGAGCAGAAAGAAAGCACCAAGatttttgttgacaatcaaGCTGCTATTGCTATCTCCCATAATCCTGTGTTTCATGGAAAATCAAGCATTTCAACATAA